One window of the Flammeovirga agarivorans genome contains the following:
- a CDS encoding CHASE2 domain-containing protein, whose product MTKIRLINKEAFLGTVFIFLFMWALQASNIQVELINVFEQVFENFELTDVYYSKLRSQQSESFEDEVILVNIGNLDRKGIAKSILRLSEGKPKVMGIDATFVGPRPQDPAGDFLLAQALNKVGNSFVMATMPDDWDLNRNEFDTLVMPYAPFAARTDHGHVYTGILTDEDFTTWRNFPTYIEVDGKKEYALSVKLAQKFAPEKTEKFLARNNQVESIYFKGNLDKFIKLDISDFEDPNRTFEIVKDKIVLLGYMGDGYTDRHWDADKFYTPLNNNVVGRGYPDMFGVVVHANIISMILNETYIDMMPDWLSYVLAFLVCYLNAIIFMWIVENRNLAIWYNAITKSIQLLEAIIILSMTMLLFGSFRYHANFALLFLVVLLSGDLIEIFAEIVLRMFFKAKDKWKK is encoded by the coding sequence ATGACCAAAATAAGACTAATTAATAAAGAAGCTTTTTTAGGAACTGTCTTTATCTTTCTATTTATGTGGGCACTTCAAGCTTCAAACATTCAAGTGGAGCTCATCAATGTTTTTGAACAAGTATTCGAAAACTTTGAGTTGACAGATGTCTATTACTCAAAATTAAGAAGTCAACAATCTGAATCTTTTGAAGATGAAGTTATCTTGGTGAATATTGGTAACTTAGATCGAAAAGGAATTGCAAAAAGTATTTTAAGGTTATCAGAAGGTAAGCCTAAAGTGATGGGAATAGATGCAACATTTGTTGGCCCCCGTCCTCAAGATCCGGCTGGAGACTTTCTTTTAGCACAAGCATTAAATAAAGTTGGAAATTCTTTTGTCATGGCAACAATGCCAGATGATTGGGATCTCAATAGAAACGAGTTTGATACTCTAGTAATGCCTTACGCACCTTTTGCTGCTCGAACGGATCATGGTCATGTATATACAGGTATTCTTACCGATGAAGATTTTACCACTTGGAGAAACTTTCCTACCTATATTGAAGTAGATGGAAAGAAGGAATATGCTTTATCTGTCAAGCTTGCTCAAAAGTTTGCTCCAGAAAAAACAGAAAAATTTTTAGCTAGAAATAATCAAGTGGAATCGATCTACTTTAAAGGCAACTTAGATAAATTTATCAAACTTGATATTTCTGATTTTGAAGATCCTAATAGAACCTTTGAGATTGTGAAAGATAAAATAGTTCTGTTAGGGTATATGGGAGATGGATATACAGATAGACACTGGGATGCAGATAAATTCTATACGCCATTAAATAATAATGTTGTAGGTAGAGGTTATCCTGATATGTTTGGGGTAGTGGTTCATGCTAATATTATTTCCATGATATTAAATGAAACCTATATCGATATGATGCCAGATTGGTTAAGTTATGTCTTGGCATTTTTAGTCTGTTACTTGAATGCTATCATTTTTATGTGGATTGTTGAAAATAGAAATTTAGCCATTTGGTATAATGCGATTACGAAATCAATTCAGTTACTCGAAGCGATTATCATTTTATCAATGACTATGTTATTATTTGGTTCATTTAGGTACCATGCAAACTTCGCATTGCTATTTCTGGTAGTTCTACTTTCCGGGGATTTAATTGAAATATTCGCAGAGATAGTCTTGCGTATGTTCTTCAAAGCAAAGGATAAATGGAAAAAATAG